The Peribacillus sp. FSL E2-0218 genome contains a region encoding:
- the glmS gene encoding glutamine--fructose-6-phosphate transaminase (isomerizing) has product MCGIVGYIGLNDAKEILLKGLEKLEYRGYDSSGIAVKNESGVTVFKEKGRIADLRGAVDENTVAHTGIGHTRWATHGIPSRENAHPHQSNSGRLTLVHNGVIENYAILKREYLQDVAFKSETDTEVIVQLIEKFVNDGMEVEEAFRQTLTLLEGSYAIALLDTKNDETIFVAKNKSPLLIGVGKDFNVVASDAMAMLQVTDQFLELMDKEMVIVTKEKVTIKNLSNEEVMRAPYTAELDASDIEKGTYPHYMLKEVDEQPAVIRKIIQAYQNEEGKLAIDYNITEAVSEADRIYIIACGTSYHAGLIGKQFLENMAQIPVEVHVASEFTYNMPLLSKKPLFIFISQSGETADSRAVLVSIKALGHKALTITNVPGSTLSREADYTLLLHAGPEIAVASTKAYTAQVAVLSILANVTGQFRNLEYDFDLVKELGIVATAMEALCDSKEEMEAIAHEYLSVTRNCFFIGRSLDYYVVLEGALKLKEISYIQAEGFAGGELKHGTIALIEEGTPVIALATQAGVNLSIRGNVKEVVARGANPCIISMKGLEEEDDRFVIPEVHELLTPLISVIPLQLIAYYAALHRECDVDKPRNLAKSVTVE; this is encoded by the coding sequence ATGTGTGGAATTGTTGGATATATTGGACTTAATGATGCGAAGGAAATCCTATTAAAAGGCCTTGAAAAGCTCGAATACCGCGGATATGACTCTTCTGGTATTGCCGTGAAGAATGAATCGGGCGTAACGGTTTTTAAGGAAAAGGGACGAATCGCCGACCTGCGTGGAGCCGTGGACGAAAATACGGTTGCACATACGGGAATTGGACATACGCGCTGGGCCACTCATGGTATTCCAAGCCGCGAAAATGCCCATCCTCACCAAAGCAATTCAGGTCGCTTGACATTAGTCCATAATGGGGTCATTGAAAACTATGCGATTCTAAAGCGTGAATATTTGCAGGATGTTGCCTTTAAAAGTGAAACGGATACGGAAGTCATCGTTCAACTTATCGAGAAGTTCGTAAATGATGGCATGGAAGTGGAAGAAGCATTCCGTCAAACACTCACGTTATTGGAAGGATCATACGCGATTGCCCTATTGGATACCAAAAATGATGAAACCATTTTTGTCGCGAAAAATAAAAGCCCGCTGCTGATCGGTGTCGGAAAAGACTTTAACGTTGTCGCCTCGGATGCAATGGCCATGTTGCAAGTCACAGATCAGTTCCTTGAACTGATGGATAAAGAAATGGTCATCGTGACGAAGGAAAAGGTAACGATCAAGAATCTTTCCAATGAAGAAGTTATGCGTGCTCCATATACTGCCGAACTGGATGCAAGTGATATTGAAAAAGGAACGTACCCTCACTATATGCTGAAAGAAGTCGACGAGCAGCCTGCTGTCATTCGTAAAATCATTCAAGCGTACCAAAATGAAGAAGGCAAACTTGCAATCGATTATAATATTACTGAAGCTGTAAGTGAGGCGGACCGCATTTATATCATCGCTTGCGGAACTAGCTATCACGCAGGATTGATTGGTAAGCAATTCCTCGAAAATATGGCTCAAATTCCGGTTGAAGTCCACGTGGCATCGGAATTCACATACAATATGCCGTTATTATCGAAAAAACCACTTTTCATCTTCATATCGCAAAGCGGGGAAACGGCTGACAGCCGTGCCGTATTGGTTTCGATCAAAGCACTCGGCCATAAAGCCCTGACCATTACAAACGTACCTGGCTCCACATTATCACGTGAAGCGGATTATACGCTCTTGCTGCATGCCGGCCCTGAAATTGCCGTTGCCTCAACAAAAGCCTATACAGCTCAAGTGGCCGTGTTGTCCATACTTGCAAATGTAACTGGCCAATTCCGTAACCTGGAATATGACTTCGACCTTGTAAAAGAGCTTGGAATCGTAGCGACAGCCATGGAAGCCCTATGCGACTCGAAAGAAGAGATGGAGGCCATTGCCCATGAATACCTGTCCGTTACAAGAAACTGCTTCTTCATCGGCCGCTCCCTTGACTACTATGTTGTCCTGGAAGGCGCGCTCAAGCTGAAGGAAATTTCCTACATCCAGGCGGAAGGCTTTGCTGGCGGCGAGCTTAAACACGGAACGATTGCCTTGATAGAAGAAGGCACACCCGTCATCGCCCTTGCCACGCAAGCAGGCGTCAACTTAAGCATCCGCGGCAACGTCAAAGAAGTCGTTGCGAGAGGCGCCAACCCTTGCATCATTTCGATGAAGGGGCTTGAAGAAGAGGATGATCGTTTCGTCATCCCGGAAGTGCACGAACTATTAACACCCCTTATCTCTGTTATCCCGTTGCAGCTCATCGCCTACTACGCCGCCCTGCACCGCGAATGCGACGTGGATAAACCACGTAACCTTGCAAAAAGTGTAACGGTTGAGTAA
- a CDS encoding DUF4275 family protein — protein MSFRKELKILEIPKWGKYLRKSWENTFANHLTNAEKDSIYLDSFLWHLCSWGATNCAVNMEAVELFKNQHKKKCAIFYQFIEEAYLIEDAKSLVVEDLPHDRLDMYYGDIYVLDWEGKWTFIMTHEKEYGPYFIMN, from the coding sequence ATGAGCTTTAGAAAAGAATTAAAAATACTGGAAATTCCTAAATGGGGTAAATATTTGCGTAAGTCATGGGAAAATACCTTTGCCAATCACTTAACCAATGCAGAGAAGGATAGTATTTATTTAGATAGTTTCCTATGGCATTTATGTAGTTGGGGAGCTACCAATTGTGCCGTTAATATGGAAGCTGTAGAGCTTTTCAAAAATCAACATAAGAAAAAGTGTGCGATTTTTTATCAATTTATAGAAGAGGCATATTTAATAGAAGATGCAAAAAGTTTAGTGGTTGAAGATTTACCTCATGATCGTTTAGATATGTATTACGGCGATATCTATGTTTTGGATTGGGAGGGAAAATGGACATTTATTATGACACACGAAAAAGAATATGGTCCATATTTTATTATGAATTAA
- a CDS encoding diphthine--ammonia ligase encodes MTELKDWKNGAHGHKFIASFSGGKDSVLALHKAMKAGEAVGLIVMLEEEGKRSRSHGMPPELIQAQARSIGLPVYTAAASWTDYEKEFMRLLEKAKNNGAEVLVTGDLDMPEHGCWNDKVAVNAGLKLGMPLWEMDHREAVEEFINLGFETMIVTVNLSLGMREDDLGRTLTHEYVQELVARGIDPCGEGGEFHTTVIDGPLFQKPIAVRKGEILKDGEYAFLPLELAEKVDREIKIFE; translated from the coding sequence ATGACAGAATTGAAGGACTGGAAGAATGGTGCCCACGGACATAAATTCATCGCTTCTTTTAGCGGAGGAAAGGATAGTGTCCTAGCTCTTCATAAAGCGATGAAAGCCGGTGAAGCGGTCGGACTGATCGTCATGCTGGAGGAAGAAGGGAAACGGTCCAGATCACATGGAATGCCGCCTGAACTCATCCAGGCCCAAGCGAGATCGATAGGCTTGCCCGTATACACGGCCGCTGCCAGCTGGACAGATTATGAAAAGGAATTCATGCGCCTTTTGGAAAAAGCTAAAAACAATGGAGCTGAAGTGTTGGTGACCGGGGATTTGGATATGCCTGAACACGGCTGCTGGAATGATAAAGTTGCTGTGAATGCTGGATTGAAGCTCGGGATGCCCTTATGGGAGATGGACCATCGCGAAGCTGTCGAAGAGTTCATAAACCTAGGATTTGAAACGATGATTGTAACGGTGAATCTTTCACTAGGAATGCGTGAGGACGACTTAGGCCGCACGCTGACCCATGAATACGTGCAGGAGCTTGTAGCCCGGGGAATCGACCCTTGCGGAGAAGGCGGGGAATTCCATACCACAGTAATTGATGGGCCGCTCTTCCAAAAACCGATCGCTGTTCGCAAAGGTGAAATCCTCAAGGACGGCGAATATGCCTTTTTACCTTTGGAGCTAGCTGAGAAGGTCGATAGGGAGATTAAGATATTCGAGTAA
- a CDS encoding pyridoxamine 5'-phosphate oxidase family protein — MKQSIRYRQRSCTNQAQISDFLSKAQTGFLGLVDQEEPYVIPLNFVWNEGSFFFHGAAAGRKIAIMNTNPHACFTVSENYGTMVDPIPAKTDTAFMSVIAKGIVEIINDLDEAVIAMQALLDKYVPNYYDSPLSKTHVDKYRSSLGSKTVLFKITPITITAKENGLDEQKKYFPGRTIHD; from the coding sequence ATGAAACAATCCATTCGATATAGGCAAAGATCCTGTACGAATCAAGCACAAATCAGCGATTTCTTATCAAAAGCACAAACTGGCTTTCTAGGTTTGGTAGATCAAGAAGAACCTTACGTCATTCCCTTGAACTTCGTCTGGAATGAAGGAAGCTTCTTTTTTCATGGCGCAGCTGCAGGAAGGAAAATAGCCATCATGAATACGAACCCCCATGCTTGCTTTACAGTAAGTGAAAATTACGGAACGATGGTCGATCCCATCCCAGCAAAAACGGATACTGCCTTTATGAGCGTTATCGCGAAAGGAATCGTCGAAATCATTAATGATTTGGATGAAGCTGTCATTGCCATGCAGGCTTTACTGGATAAATATGTACCGAACTACTATGACTCCCCCTTATCCAAAACACATGTGGATAAATACCGCTCATCCCTAGGTAGCAAAACCGTCCTATTCAAAATCACCCCTATCACGATAACGGCAAAAGAAAATGGACTGGATGAACAAAAGAAATACTTTCCTGGGCGAACGATCCATGATTGA
- a CDS encoding PLP-dependent aminotransferase family protein: protein MLELNPLLNKQNGVSIYVQLYQYIKKGIEEGDIPEGARLPSIRYLSAQLTISKNTVDNAYQQLVAEGYLESRPRIGLTVLPLEQSVLSPFSREQQMNPKVSVDHDTPVKYDFKYGDIDIESFPLQLWKRCLNKALLEEPEQLLQYGPRQGDVGLRTELTNYLFQSRGVRCSMEQIVICSGTQHALSLILQLLHSQGQSVAMENPGYGGSRAVFNNHGWSIEPISLEQDGMDIERLRKSKAKVAYITPSHQFPYGMVLPIQKRLSLLEWAKHNDSFIIEDDYDSEFRYQGQPIPSLKALDTNGSVIYLGTYSKSFLPAARMSYIVLPERLLGVYHHRCSLYSQSVSPIIQKALYVFMNEGHFTSHIRKMRKVYQKKHQTLILALNKHMGNLVEIIGQKAGVHLLVKVKNTSTAELVDKAKAAGVRVYETSSYWLDGKETEPSLVMLGFGGLSEEEIEEGIAVLRNAWFPEI from the coding sequence ATGTTAGAGCTTAATCCTTTACTAAATAAGCAGAATGGCGTTTCCATATATGTTCAGCTGTATCAATACATAAAAAAAGGGATAGAAGAGGGCGATATACCGGAGGGGGCCCGCTTACCTTCGATCCGCTATTTATCAGCCCAATTAACGATCAGTAAAAATACGGTGGATAATGCCTATCAGCAATTGGTGGCGGAAGGCTATTTGGAAAGCAGACCAAGAATCGGGCTAACAGTGCTACCTTTGGAGCAATCGGTTCTGTCACCCTTTTCCCGAGAGCAGCAAATGAATCCCAAAGTATCGGTCGATCATGACACACCAGTTAAGTATGACTTCAAATATGGAGACATTGATATTGAAAGTTTTCCGCTTCAGCTTTGGAAGCGGTGCTTGAATAAAGCGTTACTGGAGGAACCTGAACAGTTATTGCAGTACGGGCCAAGACAAGGGGATGTTGGTCTTCGTACTGAATTGACTAATTATCTTTTTCAATCAAGAGGGGTCCGTTGCTCGATGGAGCAAATCGTGATTTGTTCAGGAACACAGCATGCACTCAGCCTTATTCTTCAATTGCTCCATTCCCAAGGCCAATCCGTCGCCATGGAGAATCCAGGTTATGGCGGTTCCCGAGCCGTCTTCAACAATCATGGATGGTCCATTGAACCGATAAGTCTTGAACAGGATGGAATGGATATAGAAAGGCTAAGGAAAAGTAAAGCCAAAGTTGCCTACATTACACCTTCCCACCAATTCCCCTATGGGATGGTGCTTCCAATCCAGAAACGGTTGTCATTATTGGAGTGGGCCAAGCATAATGACAGCTTTATCATAGAAGATGATTATGACAGTGAATTCCGATATCAAGGTCAACCAATCCCATCTTTAAAAGCTTTGGATACGAATGGGAGCGTCATCTATTTAGGTACCTACTCCAAATCATTTTTACCTGCAGCACGAATGAGTTATATTGTTTTGCCTGAACGTTTATTGGGGGTATATCATCACAGATGCAGTCTTTATAGCCAATCGGTTTCGCCGATCATTCAAAAAGCATTATATGTATTTATGAACGAGGGACACTTTACAAGCCATATTCGGAAAATGAGAAAAGTGTACCAGAAGAAGCATCAAACTCTTATACTTGCATTAAACAAGCATATGGGGAACCTCGTGGAAATCATCGGCCAAAAGGCGGGAGTCCATCTGTTGGTGAAGGTTAAAAATACGTCTACAGCAGAATTGGTGGACAAGGCAAAAGCAGCTGGAGTGAGGGTATATGAGACGTCTTCTTATTGGCTGGATGGAAAGGAGACGGAGCCATCATTGGTGATGCTCGGTTTTGGCGGACTTTCTGAAGAGGAGATCGAAGAAGGAATTGCCGTGCTCCGAAATGCTTGGTTTCCTGAAATATAA
- a CDS encoding HAMP domain-containing sensor histidine kinase — translation MNVAFFKRILGFLTYTSVCFSAGYFIIQLLPVKLSSYVQYLLTILTSIAIMMLTGYLIHAFSHNKRVNIYLEIIHALRKIANGDYDVQLDLNTGKKNEMTEIISQFNHMAKQLKQMEEMRQEFISNVSHEIQSPLTSIVGFAQALQSNKLTTEESNHYLHIIETESRRLSKLSDNLLKLTSLESEHHPFERANCRLDQQIRSIILACEPNWLEKELEMDISLEKVSIFADEDLMSQVWTNLIHNSIKFTRQHGTITIRLQQIDDQASITISDTGIGISEQDQFHIFERFYKADLARERTKSGSGLGLSIVKKIIDMHDGSISVKSELEKGTTFTILLPIS, via the coding sequence ATGAATGTCGCCTTTTTTAAACGCATTCTTGGCTTTTTGACATACACTTCCGTTTGTTTTTCAGCAGGTTACTTTATCATTCAGCTATTGCCTGTAAAGCTATCCAGTTATGTCCAGTATTTACTGACAATCCTGACCAGCATCGCGATCATGATGCTCACAGGTTACCTGATCCATGCCTTCAGCCACAATAAACGCGTAAACATCTACTTGGAAATCATTCATGCATTAAGGAAGATTGCCAATGGCGATTATGATGTCCAATTGGACTTGAACACAGGTAAGAAAAACGAAATGACGGAAATCATAAGCCAGTTCAACCATATGGCCAAGCAACTCAAGCAAATGGAGGAAATGCGCCAGGAATTCATCTCCAACGTCTCACATGAAATCCAATCGCCGCTTACTTCCATTGTAGGGTTCGCACAAGCGCTTCAATCAAATAAGCTGACAACGGAGGAAAGCAATCATTACCTCCATATCATTGAGACAGAGAGCAGGAGATTATCCAAATTGAGTGATAATCTTCTGAAGCTTACCTCCCTCGAATCCGAGCATCACCCTTTTGAAAGGGCGAACTGCCGGCTTGACCAGCAAATCCGCTCGATCATCTTGGCTTGCGAACCGAATTGGCTCGAAAAAGAACTCGAAATGGATATCTCCTTGGAAAAGGTTTCGATCTTCGCAGACGAAGATTTAATGAGCCAGGTATGGACCAACTTGATTCACAATAGCATCAAGTTCACCCGGCAGCATGGCACAATCACGATCAGGCTCCAACAAATTGATGATCAAGCTTCGATCACGATATCCGATACCGGCATCGGCATTTCAGAGCAAGATCAGTTCCACATTTTCGAACGATTCTACAAAGCCGACCTCGCACGGGAACGCACAAAAAGCGGCAGCGGCCTAGGGTTATCGATCGTGAAAAAGATCATTGATATGCACGATGGATCGATATCCGTCAAAAGCGAACTCGAAAAAGGGACGACCTTCACGATCCTGCTTCCGATTTCGTGA
- a CDS encoding response regulator transcription factor: MTKILIVDDDAHIRELIQLLLRKEGFDLYVAPDGLQALSMMEKVKINLAIIDIMMPNMDGWQLCKELREFSDIPVLMLTAKGETSQKVKGFELGADDYLVKPFEPIELVIRIKALLKRYKITSSQTLNIGDLQMNRNTHQLSFKGAEYTIPLKEFEVLFKLGSYPGKTFSREELIEDIWGYDYEGDERTVDVHIKRVRERFPETGFPFRIRTIWGLGYRLELTK; this comes from the coding sequence ATGACAAAGATATTGATCGTCGATGATGATGCCCATATCCGTGAACTGATCCAGCTCTTGTTAAGAAAAGAAGGATTCGATCTGTATGTCGCCCCGGACGGACTTCAAGCATTGAGCATGATGGAGAAGGTGAAAATCAATTTAGCCATCATCGATATCATGATGCCTAACATGGACGGATGGCAATTATGCAAGGAATTGCGTGAGTTCAGTGATATCCCGGTGTTAATGCTGACGGCCAAGGGCGAAACATCGCAGAAGGTGAAGGGATTCGAACTCGGGGCCGATGACTACCTTGTTAAACCATTTGAACCGATCGAATTGGTCATTAGAATAAAGGCCTTGTTAAAACGCTATAAAATCACCAGCTCCCAAACATTGAATATCGGTGATTTACAAATGAACCGCAACACACATCAGCTGTCATTCAAAGGTGCAGAATATACGATCCCACTTAAAGAATTCGAAGTGCTATTTAAATTGGGAAGCTATCCTGGAAAAACTTTTTCAAGGGAAGAACTCATTGAAGACATATGGGGCTATGACTATGAAGGTGATGAGCGCACCGTCGATGTTCATATAAAAAGAGTGCGGGAGCGGTTCCCTGAAACAGGATTCCCGTTTCGGATCCGGACGATCTGGGGATTGGGCTACCGGTTGGAGCTAACCAAATGA
- a CDS encoding ABC transporter ATP-binding protein, producing the protein MKPEKKQKGWSQFIRLVQQTKPSKIMIGIALLLSLSTTGVSLLVPLFTKNLINDFSLSSLNAERVTLLVLAIIVQALASGFSIYLLNKIGQSVVAGIRDQLWKKLLVLPVDYFDEHPSGETVSRMTNDTTVVKGLISEHLSNFVTGIISIVGAMIVLFLLDWKMSLLMFIAIPLSVLLLLPLGKKMHRISKGMQDETASFTAVLQQVLTEIRLVKASNAETFEYENGKKGITQLFHFGLKEAKIQALIGPLMSLVMMALLVLILGYGGMRVSSGALSAGALVAFIMYLFQIIMPMAQLAAFFTQFQKATGATERIIAILDSEEEEDAKMEVQNSSQTITVDHLDYRYHDGEQVLKDINFTVEAGKVTAIVGPSGSGKTTLFSLFERFYKPQQGSISIGGTSINDFTLYSWRSQIGYVSQESPIVSGTIRDNICYGIDRDVTDEELNQVAKMAYADQFISDLPNGYDTEVGERGMKLSGGQRQRIAIARAFLRNPKILMLDEATSSLDSKSEHVVQQALNDLMKGRTTIVIAHRLSTVIGSDQIIFLEKGKITGSGTHKELYETHALYREFAQQQLHKLELA; encoded by the coding sequence ATGAAACCAGAAAAAAAACAAAAAGGCTGGAGCCAGTTCATCCGATTGGTCCAACAAACGAAGCCTTCTAAAATAATGATCGGGATTGCATTACTATTAAGCTTAAGCACAACTGGCGTAAGTTTATTGGTCCCATTATTCACAAAAAATCTTATCAATGATTTCTCCCTCAGTTCGCTAAATGCGGAACGGGTCACACTTCTCGTGCTTGCCATTATCGTTCAAGCATTGGCCAGCGGATTTTCCATCTATTTATTGAATAAGATCGGTCAATCTGTTGTCGCCGGCATCCGCGATCAACTATGGAAAAAATTGCTCGTATTACCCGTGGATTACTTCGATGAACATCCATCGGGCGAAACGGTCAGTCGGATGACAAATGATACAACGGTAGTGAAAGGCTTGATTTCGGAACACCTATCCAATTTCGTCACCGGCATCATATCCATTGTCGGCGCCATGATCGTGTTATTTTTGCTTGATTGGAAAATGTCACTGTTGATGTTCATAGCCATCCCGCTCTCCGTTTTACTATTACTGCCACTGGGGAAGAAAATGCACCGCATATCGAAAGGGATGCAGGATGAGACAGCGAGCTTCACCGCCGTCCTCCAGCAGGTGCTTACGGAAATCCGGCTTGTTAAAGCATCGAATGCAGAAACCTTCGAATATGAAAATGGAAAAAAGGGAATCACCCAATTATTCCATTTTGGTTTAAAGGAAGCAAAAATCCAAGCGCTGATCGGTCCGTTGATGAGTCTCGTCATGATGGCCCTACTCGTACTCATTTTAGGATATGGCGGGATGCGTGTTTCATCAGGGGCCCTGTCAGCAGGAGCACTAGTTGCATTCATCATGTATCTTTTCCAGATCATCATGCCCATGGCGCAATTGGCAGCATTCTTTACGCAATTCCAAAAAGCTACCGGTGCCACGGAACGCATCATTGCCATCTTGGATTCTGAAGAGGAAGAAGATGCAAAGATGGAAGTTCAAAATTCCAGTCAAACCATCACGGTAGATCACCTGGATTATCGTTATCACGATGGTGAACAAGTGCTAAAAGATATCAACTTCACGGTTGAAGCAGGCAAGGTCACCGCGATTGTCGGGCCAAGCGGCAGCGGGAAAACGACCCTTTTCTCTTTGTTTGAGCGATTTTATAAACCACAGCAGGGCTCGATATCCATAGGCGGGACATCGATAAATGATTTCACGCTTTACTCATGGAGAAGCCAAATCGGCTATGTTTCACAGGAAAGTCCGATTGTATCCGGTACGATTCGTGATAATATTTGCTATGGAATCGACCGGGATGTAACAGATGAGGAGTTAAATCAAGTCGCTAAAATGGCGTATGCAGATCAGTTCATTTCCGATCTTCCAAATGGCTATGATACGGAAGTTGGCGAAAGAGGGATGAAACTCTCAGGAGGTCAAAGGCAACGGATCGCCATTGCCCGTGCTTTTTTAAGAAACCCCAAAATCTTGATGCTGGATGAAGCCACCTCCAGCCTGGATAGTAAATCGGAACATGTCGTTCAACAGGCATTGAATGATTTGATGAAAGGCAGGACAACGATCGTCATTGCCCACCGCTTATCGACCGTTATTGGTTCCGACCAAATCATCTTCCTCGAAAAGGGGAAAATTACAGGCAGCGGAACACATAAAGAGCTATATGAAACGCATGCATTATACCGTGAATTTGCACAGCAGCAATTACACAAGCTCGAGCTTGCTTAA
- the mmgD gene encoding citrate synthase, whose translation MKEQGTYSPGLDGIVAAETKLSFLDTVQSEIVIRGYDLIDLSEKMGYLEIVHLLLHDRLPNAAEKGRLEQALKNEYEIPEAILELLKLLPGKTHPMDALRTGISALAGYDANIDDRSSSVNRERAYKLLGNVPAIVANSYRILNKQEVVLANKDLSYSSNFYYMITGKVPSAMEEKIFDQSLLLYSEHEMPNSTFTARVIASTLSDLYGALTGAVASLKGNLHGGANEAVMYMLLEAGTVAKFERLLDGKLANKEKIMGFGHRVYMKKMDPRALIMKQALKQLCDAKGDDRLYKMCEAGEVIMEREKGLYPNLDYYAAPVYYMLGLPIAIYTPIFFSARTVGLCAHVIEQHANNRLFRPRVSYIGERHNRNVISN comes from the coding sequence ATGAAGGAACAAGGAACTTATTCCCCTGGGCTTGATGGAATTGTAGCAGCTGAAACAAAGCTATCTTTCCTGGATACAGTTCAGAGTGAGATTGTTATACGAGGATATGATCTTATCGATTTATCTGAAAAGATGGGATACTTGGAGATTGTCCATTTGCTGCTTCACGATAGGCTCCCGAATGCTGCGGAAAAGGGGCGGCTTGAACAGGCTTTGAAAAATGAATATGAAATCCCGGAAGCTATCCTGGAATTGTTAAAGCTATTGCCGGGGAAAACACATCCGATGGATGCTCTCAGAACAGGCATTTCAGCATTGGCTGGATATGATGCAAACATTGATGATCGTTCCTCCTCGGTGAATCGAGAGCGGGCTTACAAATTATTAGGGAATGTCCCTGCCATCGTCGCAAACAGTTATCGAATCCTGAATAAGCAAGAGGTTGTTCTTGCGAATAAGGATCTATCTTATAGTTCCAATTTTTACTACATGATTACGGGCAAGGTTCCATCGGCAATGGAAGAAAAAATCTTTGACCAATCATTATTATTGTATAGCGAACATGAAATGCCTAATTCCACTTTCACGGCAAGAGTAATCGCCTCGACGCTTTCCGATTTATATGGGGCTTTGACGGGAGCTGTAGCTTCCCTAAAGGGCAACCTGCATGGAGGAGCCAATGAAGCGGTCATGTACATGCTATTGGAGGCGGGTACCGTCGCGAAATTCGAGCGGCTGCTTGATGGGAAATTGGCAAATAAAGAAAAAATCATGGGGTTTGGCCATCGCGTCTATATGAAGAAAATGGATCCAAGGGCATTGATCATGAAGCAAGCATTAAAGCAGCTTTGTGATGCCAAAGGGGACGACCGTCTTTATAAAATGTGTGAAGCGGGGGAAGTGATCATGGAAAGGGAAAAAGGCCTTTATCCGAATCTCGATTACTATGCAGCGCCGGTTTACTATATGCTGGGCCTTCCCATTGCCATATATACACCGATTTTCTTCAGTGCGAGAACAGTGGGTTTATGTGCTCACGTGATTGAGCAGCACGCAAACAACCGTCTCTTCCGACCTCGTGTGAGTTATATAGGCGAGCGTCATAACCGCAATGTCATTTCCAACTAA